Proteins encoded in a region of the Luteimonas viscosa genome:
- a CDS encoding patatin-like phospholipase family protein — MLSLHPARKRSKHPARRTPRIGLAIAGGGPIGAMYELGALRAIDEAIEGLDLTRLDCYVGVSSGAFLAAGLANRIGTEEMCRGFITGTSDDIGFRPETFLRPNTGEYLRRMARLPALSLAWGRRLAAHPARALRWSELMARFGGLLPTGMFDNRALERFLHDVLSRRGRSNDFRNLDTDLFVVAVDLDTGEAVRFGEPGWDDVPISKAVQASGALPGLYPPVEINGRHFLDGALRRTMHASTVLERGIDLMIGINPLVPFDASRAPRRSGEAEPLGLAEGGLPAVLSQTLRTLLQSRMQIGMEKYPQQYPEVDQLVFEPNAGDSELFSINLFSFSARQRVCELAYRNTRADLRARAAELRPVLAAHGLRLREELLADPQRSILDSLQPPPPRSTETTARLRRALDDAERLLAPAPSPRRRTRSTRRVV, encoded by the coding sequence ATGCTCTCCCTCCACCCGGCGCGCAAACGTAGCAAGCACCCCGCCCGCCGGACGCCGCGGATCGGCCTGGCGATCGCCGGCGGCGGCCCGATCGGCGCGATGTACGAACTCGGCGCGCTGCGGGCGATCGACGAGGCCATCGAGGGCCTGGACCTGACCCGGCTGGACTGCTACGTCGGCGTCAGCAGCGGCGCGTTCCTCGCCGCGGGCCTGGCCAACCGCATCGGCACCGAGGAAATGTGCCGCGGCTTCATCACCGGTACCAGCGACGACATCGGTTTCCGCCCCGAGACCTTCCTGCGGCCCAACACCGGCGAATACCTGCGGCGCATGGCGCGGCTGCCGGCGCTGTCGCTGGCCTGGGGGCGGCGCCTGGCGGCGCATCCGGCGCGGGCGCTGCGCTGGTCCGAACTGATGGCGCGCTTCGGCGGGTTGCTGCCGACCGGCATGTTCGACAACCGCGCGCTCGAGCGCTTCCTGCACGACGTGCTGTCGCGGCGCGGGCGCAGCAACGATTTCCGCAATCTCGACACCGACCTGTTCGTGGTCGCCGTCGACCTCGACACCGGCGAGGCGGTGCGTTTCGGCGAACCGGGCTGGGACGACGTGCCGATCTCGAAGGCGGTCCAGGCCAGCGGCGCACTGCCCGGCCTGTATCCGCCGGTGGAGATCAACGGCCGGCATTTCCTCGACGGCGCGCTGCGCCGGACCATGCACGCCTCGACCGTGCTCGAGCGCGGCATCGACCTGATGATCGGGATCAACCCGCTGGTGCCGTTCGATGCGTCGCGCGCGCCACGCCGTTCGGGCGAGGCCGAGCCCCTCGGCCTGGCCGAGGGCGGGCTGCCCGCGGTGCTGTCGCAGACCCTGCGCACGCTGCTGCAGTCGCGCATGCAGATCGGCATGGAGAAATACCCGCAGCAATACCCGGAGGTCGATCAGCTGGTGTTCGAACCCAACGCCGGCGACAGCGAACTGTTCTCCATCAACCTGTTCAGTTTTTCCGCGCGCCAGCGCGTGTGCGAGCTCGCCTACCGCAATACCCGCGCCGACCTGCGCGCACGCGCCGCCGAACTGCGCCCGGTGCTGGCCGCGCACGGGCTGCGGCTGCGGGAAGAGCTGCTGGCCGATCCGCAGCGGAGCATCCTCGATTCGCTGCAGCCACCGCCGCCGCGCAGCACCGAGACCACCGCGCGCCTGCGCCGCGCGCTCGACGATGCCGAACGCCTGCTGGCGCCTGCGCCGTCGCCGCGTCGTCGCACGCGCTCGACGCGCCGCGTGGTGTGA
- a CDS encoding FFLEELY motif protein, with amino-acid sequence MTSEDSDRLGRELARHQALHDPRREPRNALRWLPELRRWQAERLQRSFRHFMHDPQRAPAAEFFLDDVYADRDFTRRDADIARVIPMMRRLLPKKLLGTIADAIELGALTQELDLAMAEALQDLAPRRRRLDAALYGEAYREVGQAKLRARQIALIGRVGRGFGSALQMSGVATLLAFSRGPAKLAGLSELQGFLERGFAAFESLDDADAFVAEIERDEALASRRLFAAEDDPFRFDD; translated from the coding sequence ATGACGTCGGAAGATTCGGATCGGCTCGGTCGCGAGCTGGCGCGCCACCAGGCCCTGCACGATCCCCGCCGCGAGCCGCGCAACGCCCTGCGCTGGCTGCCCGAGCTGCGTCGCTGGCAGGCCGAACGGCTGCAGCGCAGCTTCCGCCATTTCATGCACGACCCGCAGCGGGCGCCGGCGGCGGAGTTCTTCCTCGACGACGTCTACGCCGACCGCGACTTCACCCGCCGCGACGCCGACATCGCACGGGTGATCCCGATGATGCGGCGGCTGCTGCCGAAGAAGCTGCTGGGCACGATCGCCGACGCGATCGAGCTGGGCGCGCTGACGCAGGAGCTCGACCTGGCGATGGCCGAAGCGCTGCAGGACCTCGCGCCGCGGCGGCGCCGGCTCGACGCCGCGCTGTATGGCGAGGCCTATCGCGAGGTGGGGCAGGCGAAGCTGCGCGCGCGCCAGATCGCGCTGATCGGCCGGGTCGGGCGCGGCTTCGGCAGCGCGCTGCAGATGTCCGGGGTGGCGACGCTGCTGGCGTTCTCGCGCGGGCCGGCGAAGCTGGCCGGGCTGAGCGAATTGCAGGGCTTCCTGGAGCGCGGCTTCGCCGCGTTCGAATCGCTCGACGATGCGGACGCCTTCGTCGCCGAGATCGAGCGGGACGAGGCGCTGGCGTCGCGGCGGCTGTTCGCTGCCGAGGACGATCCGTTCAGGTTCGACGACTGA
- a CDS encoding FHA domain-containing protein → MESVRLRFADQGREDRLLAIGVHGLGRRAGGALELVEGGAGEPVRLCVDRRGVWLNVDEGAPGVHVNGREVRRMAMLRVGDAIYVDGTELRLVSPQPVKLPPAIETAAPAADAPNLRVVLRGVGGRFHGRCFTLEQPRLVGRHPEADIRIDDPAFADRHARLELVGDQVVLRDLGSAEGSLVNGEAVRDALLEAGDQIVFDGHHRFVVEAPRRRPAEADVEAVPDDSAPAALPAPAPGRSGHVSRLPWLLLAAVGIALLLAALLLFGSG, encoded by the coding sequence ATGGAGTCCGTCAGACTGCGATTCGCCGACCAGGGCCGGGAAGACCGGCTGCTGGCGATCGGCGTGCACGGCCTGGGCCGGCGCGCAGGCGGTGCGCTCGAACTGGTCGAGGGGGGCGCCGGCGAGCCGGTGCGCCTGTGCGTGGATCGTCGCGGCGTGTGGCTGAATGTCGACGAGGGCGCGCCCGGCGTCCACGTGAACGGGCGCGAGGTGCGGCGCATGGCGATGCTGCGGGTCGGCGACGCGATCTACGTCGACGGCACCGAACTGCGCCTGGTCTCCCCGCAGCCGGTGAAGCTGCCGCCCGCGATCGAGACGGCGGCGCCTGCAGCGGACGCGCCGAACCTGCGCGTGGTGCTGCGCGGCGTGGGCGGGCGCTTCCACGGTCGCTGCTTCACCCTGGAGCAGCCCAGGCTGGTGGGACGCCATCCCGAGGCCGATATCCGCATCGACGATCCGGCGTTCGCCGATCGCCATGCGCGCCTGGAGCTGGTCGGCGACCAGGTGGTGCTGCGCGACCTGGGCTCGGCCGAGGGCAGCCTGGTCAACGGCGAGGCGGTGCGCGACGCGCTGCTCGAGGCGGGCGACCAGATCGTCTTCGACGGCCACCACCGCTTCGTGGTCGAGGCGCCGCGGCGGCGGCCGGCGGAGGCGGATGTCGAGGCGGTGCCGGACGACTCCGCGCCGGCCGCGCTGCCGGCACCGGCACCCGGACGCAGTGGCCACGTTTCGCGCCTGCCGTGGCTGCTGCTCGCCGCGGTCGGCATCGCCCTGCTGCTGGCGGCGCTGCTGCTGTTCGGCTCAGGCTGA
- a CDS encoding polyhydroxyalkanoic acid system family protein has product MSAIDIRHTHTLPAGKARKAVEQVAKTLSERFDVDYRWDGDTLRFTRSGVDGRIALEPEQLHVTATLGFLLSAMKGPIEAEIRRVLSEKF; this is encoded by the coding sequence ATGTCCGCGATCGACATCCGCCACACCCACACCCTGCCCGCGGGCAAGGCCCGCAAGGCCGTCGAGCAGGTGGCGAAGACACTGTCCGAACGGTTCGACGTGGATTACCGCTGGGACGGCGACACCCTGCGCTTCACCCGTTCCGGGGTGGACGGCCGGATCGCGCTGGAACCCGAGCAGTTGCACGTCACCGCCACGCTCGGCTTCCTGCTGTCGGCCATGAAGGGGCCGATCGAGGCCGAGATCCGGCGAGTGCTGAGCGAGAAGTTCTAG
- the msrQ gene encoding protein-methionine-sulfoxide reductase heme-binding subunit MsrQ → MTPRALTAAKVAVHALALTPLSLLGWRFWQVFSEADIDALGADPVAAIEHELGLWALRFLLITLAITPLRQLTGQPWLLQFRRMLGLYAFAYASLHLAAYLGLDLRGYWAQLFEEIVKRPYITVGFAAWLLLVPLAVTSTRGWMRRLGRNWGRLHRLVYAIAVLAVLHFWWIVKSDYREPLLYATILALLLGWRLWKRLAKRPPRATSASA, encoded by the coding sequence ATGACGCCCCGCGCCCTCACTGCCGCCAAGGTCGCCGTCCACGCCCTGGCGCTCACGCCGCTGTCCCTGCTGGGCTGGCGCTTCTGGCAGGTCTTCAGCGAAGCCGATATCGATGCGCTCGGCGCCGATCCCGTCGCCGCGATCGAACACGAGCTCGGGCTGTGGGCGCTGCGTTTCCTGCTGATCACCCTGGCGATCACGCCATTGCGGCAACTGACCGGGCAGCCGTGGCTGCTGCAGTTCCGGCGCATGCTGGGCCTGTACGCGTTCGCCTACGCCAGCCTGCACCTGGCCGCCTACCTCGGGCTCGACCTGCGCGGCTACTGGGCGCAGCTGTTCGAGGAGATCGTCAAGCGCCCCTACATCACCGTCGGCTTCGCCGCCTGGCTGCTGCTGGTGCCGCTGGCGGTGACCTCCACCCGCGGCTGGATGCGCCGGCTCGGACGCAACTGGGGGCGCCTGCACCGGCTGGTGTACGCGATCGCCGTGCTGGCGGTGCTGCACTTCTGGTGGATCGTCAAGTCCGACTACCGCGAGCCGTTGCTGTACGCCACGATCCTGGCGCTGCTGCTGGGCTGGCGGTTGTGGAAACGGCTGGCGAAGCGGCCTCCGCGCGCGACCTCAGCCTCAGCCTGA
- the msrP gene encoding protein-methionine-sulfoxide reductase catalytic subunit MsrP, translating into MSLRSVLAIPASAVTDETVYRARRRLLGAFAGASLLPLAGCAEAEPPPPSNAVVTPAQAKSGFRTDEPLTRYEDVTSYNNFYEFGTDKADPSKAAKTLRTSPWNVAVSGECARPGTVALDDLLKGMTPEERIYRLRCVEGWSMVIPWLGVPLAEVLKRFEPTSKAKYVAFTTLADPVQMPGVRFRSIDWPYREGLRIDEAMHPLTFLATGLYGKPLPQQNGAPLRLVVPWKYGFKSIKSIVEIRFTEKMPRTAWNRLQPEEYGFYSNVNPDVDHPRWSQGSERRIAGTGNRLFADRIPTRLFNGYGDQVASLYAGMDLKRWY; encoded by the coding sequence CTGCTCGGGGCGTTCGCCGGCGCATCGCTGTTGCCCCTTGCAGGTTGTGCCGAGGCCGAACCGCCGCCTCCCTCGAATGCAGTGGTCACCCCGGCGCAGGCGAAATCCGGCTTCCGTACCGACGAGCCGCTCACCCGCTACGAGGACGTCACCAGCTACAACAACTTCTACGAGTTCGGCACCGACAAGGCCGATCCGTCGAAGGCGGCGAAGACGCTCAGGACCTCGCCCTGGAACGTCGCCGTCTCCGGCGAATGCGCCAGGCCCGGCACCGTCGCCCTCGACGATCTGCTCAAGGGCATGACCCCGGAGGAGCGCATCTACCGCCTGCGCTGCGTCGAAGGCTGGTCGATGGTGATCCCCTGGCTGGGCGTGCCGCTGGCGGAAGTGCTGAAACGGTTCGAACCGACCTCCAAGGCGAAGTACGTCGCCTTCACCACCCTCGCCGATCCGGTGCAGATGCCGGGCGTGCGCTTCCGCTCGATCGACTGGCCCTACCGCGAGGGCCTGCGCATCGACGAGGCCATGCATCCGCTCACCTTCCTCGCCACCGGCCTGTACGGCAAGCCGCTGCCGCAGCAGAACGGCGCGCCGCTGCGGCTTGTGGTGCCCTGGAAGTACGGCTTCAAGAGCATCAAGTCGATCGTCGAGATCCGCTTCACCGAGAAGATGCCCCGCACCGCGTGGAACCGGCTGCAGCCCGAGGAATACGGCTTCTACAGCAACGTCAATCCGGACGTCGACCATCCGCGCTGGAGCCAGGGCAGCGAGCGCCGCATCGCCGGCACCGGCAACCGCCTGTTCGCCGACCGCATTCCCACGCGCCTGTTCAACGGCTACGGCGACCAGGTGGCCTCGCTCTACGCGGGCATGGACCTCAAGCGCTGGTACTGA